In Mytilus edulis chromosome 4, xbMytEdul2.2, whole genome shotgun sequence, the following proteins share a genomic window:
- the LOC139520659 gene encoding dopamine receptor 2-like produces the protein MKFVTREEETFGNNCEFTIRNILIKHTKYHYQSRFNDEIIRYKLMTNSNINQLTTTTEEIPFVIIKREQKIFLMSTSRLDDYFLLNQSDKTDAATTVIYYNSSLLSEVSLNSSNSTNSQYDLKHPAIGAVLSMFSLVTILGNLLVIVSVYRELYLRTITNYFIVSLAVADLMVGGIVMPFSISLELTNQVWLFGSEWCDMWHSFDVLASTASILNLCIISLDRYWAISDPIAYPTKMSSCKVMLLIAFVWLCSAGISFPAIAWWKAVTPNDLPSGMCFFTEDSAYLIFSSFVSFYCPTFVMMFVYWRIYLAAAQQMRSLKIGSKVLTSNGSHGNREVMTLRIHRGGMTRQSSDEYSNTYEKCVIDPENQSLSPESARASIQSPGRQAKNITRKLRQFALSKKLTKIAREQKAAKTLGIVVGVFIICWMPFFVFNILFGICHTACVTSPEIVFPIFTWLGYINSGMNPVIYSLSMKDFRRAFCKILFACCPKQHFEYRKTNNNCSSTSSFTVTCTDRL, from the coding sequence ATGAAATTCGTGACACGGGAGGAGGAAACTTTTGGGAATAACTGTGAATTTACAATACGGAATATACTGATTAAGCATACAAAATACCATTACCAATCTCGATTTAATGATGAAATTATCCGATACAAGCTAATGACTAATAGCAACATCAATCAACTTACGACGACCACCGAGGAAATACCATTTGTAATAATCAAAAGGGagcaaaaaatattcttaatgtCGACATCTCGACTGGACGATTATTTCTTACTCAATCAATCGGATAAAACGGACGCCGCTACAACTGTTATATATTACAATTCATCACTTCTTAGTGAGGTTTCTTTAAATTCATCAAACTCTACAAATTCCCAATATGATCTAAAACATCCTGCTATTGGTGCCGTTCTTTCCATGTTTTCACTAGTAACAATTCTTGGGAATTTGCTTGTTATCGTTTCGGTCTATAGAGAGTTATATTTAAGGACAATAACTAATTATTTCATAGTATCACTAGCTGTTGCAGATCTTATGGTGGGAGGTATTGTAATGCCATTTAGTATAAGTCTTGAACTGACAAATCAAGTATGGCTATTTGGATCTGAATGGTGTGATATGTGGCATTCGTTTGACGTTTTGGCGAGTACTGCATCTATATTAAATCTGTGTATCATTTCCCTTGATAGGTACTGGGCAATTTCCGATCCTATAGCGTATCCTACAAAAATGTCATCATGCAAAGTAATGCTATTGATTGCATTTGTTTGGCTTTGCTCTGCAGGAATTTCATTTCCTGCTATTGCGTGGTGGAAAGCCGTAACTCCAAATGATCTACCAAGCGGTATGTGTTTCTTTACAGAAGATAGTGCCTATTTAATATTTTCTTcgtttgtttcattttactgtCCTACTTTTGTAATGATGTTCGTTTATTGGCGGATATATTTAGCAGCCGCTCAACAAATGCGGAGTTTAAAAATTGGATCTAAAGTATTAACATCAAATGGTAGTCATGGTAATCGAGAGGTCATGACTTTACGAATTCACAGGGGCGGAATGACTCGACAATCATCGGACGAATATTCAAATACCTACGAAAAATGCGTCATCGATCCTGAAAATCAGAGTTTGTCACCAGAATCAGCACGTGCGTCTATACAATCACCTGGGAGACAGGCTAAAAATATTACTCGCAAATTACGACAGTTTGCTCTAagcaaaaaattgacaaaaattgcCCGTGAACAAAAGGCGGCAAAAACTTTAGGTATAGTTGTTGGTGTTTTCATTATATGTTGGATGCCATTTTTTGTGTTTAATATACTATTTGGAATTTGTCATACGGCGTGTGTAACATCTCCAGAAATAGTCTTTCCAATATTTACGTGGTTAGGATATATTAATTCCGGAATGAATCCGGTTATATATTCTTTATCGATGAAAGATTTTCGTCGAgctttttgcaaaattttatttgcATGCTGTCCAAAACAACACTTTGAATACAGAAAAACTAATAATAACTGTTCCTCTACTTCAAGCTTCACAGTGACATGTACAGACCGTCTATAA